The genomic region TGAGGGGAACAGTTATCGTGCATACGGACAATTGAGGCTTTAAAACCGACTGGACCTCCTGTTTCTACTGCTAAAATTTTAGCCAAAATTCAGCCCTTAAAACGAACACCTTGAAAGGGCTGCTTCTAAGATTATTAAATTAAATGGAAAAAGAAATAAGTTTGTAGAAGTTGCGCGGAACCTCTAGGGAATAGACGAGCATCACAACTACAAACTTCAGTTAGATTTAGATTTTTCAGGGACTATTAAAATTTATTTTGACAAAACTAAATTTTCCTCTTCTTTTTTGGTGAAAACTACTGCTTCTTTCATGTCGCTAGTTTTGTAAGCGACAGCCATGTCTTGGGAATTATAAGCCCAGCCTATCCGTCCCTGACTATCCAAAAGAATACATCCCGCTTCTCCCGTAACCTGCTCTTTTAAATATTCAATTGCCTTTTGTGCCGCGTCTTCTGGCTCTGTTGAAGCTCCAGAGGCATTATCCGGTGTACTCCTTAATAAATCAACCGCCGTTTTTGCCAGTGCCACCGGGATAACCGACTCTCCGTCCCCTGTAGTTGAACAAGCCCCATGAGAATTCGCATACAAGCCAGCACCTACGAGCGCCGTATCTCCCACCCGTCCGGGAGGCTGATTTTCAATTCCTCCTGTGGAAGTTCCCGCCGCCAAAACACCATGAATATCAAGGGCTACACAACCCACCGTAGCCGGGCGGTCTTTTGCCATTTCCTGTTTCTTCCATTCTTGTATCTGTTGTTCAGTAATTAAGCTCGATGGTTCACACATTTCACATTGCTTTTGTTCGGCAAAATGTTCTGCTCCCTTAGCAACAAGCAGGACGGGTTTTTCTTCTAAAATTTTCTTAGCCACTGAAATGGGATGAGATACCCGCTCAACTGCCGCTATTGCTCCCCAGCGTAAGCTTTTACCTTCCATAATGGCTGCGTCTAGATAAACTTTTCCTTCTGTATCAAGGGTTGCTCCGATACTAGCATTAAAGGTCGGATCATGTTCTAATACCCGGATAGCCGCTTCAACTGCATCAAGTGCCTTACCTCCCTTTTCCAAAATAGCCCAACCGGCTTGGACTGCGGCTAAACAGCCTTGTTGATTGGCTTTGGCTTTATCCTCAGAAATCGTTTTTGCACCACCATGAACAATAATAACTGGTTTCATCAAAAATTTCTCCTGTTGTTGATGGCTTCTATTTAGATGAGTTTGTTTAGAGGAATGCTGATTGGCTAAATTTTTATCAATTTTTGCTTTTATTTTTTTCAGAAATGATTAAAAAATAAAAAGAGACTTAGATAACTGTCAAATGGTATAATCATTTTATATTTTGTCGTCCCTTAAATTGTTGTTCATCTGTCTTAAGGCTTAAATTTTCTCGTTATCTATTGGCTTCTGGAATTTAGATCAAGAGTAAAAAAAGCAAAACCCCTGGGATTATAAAATAGGTTTTGCTAATAATTTAACTAAGATTATACAATTCTTTACTCTGTAGTTCTTGCTCAATAGATTTTAGTTCATCAATAGTTTTTCCAGCGACAATTCCATAAATTTCTGTGTAAATTTTACCGTATTTAACCCTTTCTAAGGCAGACAGAATAATAAAATCCTTGCGCTCAAGAGAAGCTTTTAAAGTTATCATAGCCTCATCTAGAGTTCCATCTCGACGATAGTCTGTAGAATACTTAGCCACCGGTTTGTCCAAGCTTAACAGAGTATGACGCTGTAAACATAAGGGAGTTGAGCCATTAACTCGAAAATTTGCATCAATTGCATAAAGTTTTCCGTTTTTATCTTCTAGCACGTCAAAGCCAATAAAGCCGAAATAACCTTGTTCTTTGGCATACTGACCAATAATAGCGATCATTTCGCCAAATTTGCTCATATCACTGTTTTGATAGTCAATTAATCCACCTAAATAAGTTCCATCAAAACTGACTAATTGTGTTGTTGTGCCAAGAAGTGTAATTACTCCTGCTTTGTTGATATAGAACTGCACACAATAGTTTTGCACTAGGTCTTTAATAAATTCTGAAACAACAATTTCATCGAGTAAGCCAATGTCAAGATATTTTTTTAGCTCAGACTGGCAGTAGTTGAGATCAAAGGTATTTTTAATAATATAAGTTCCTTCTCCTGATAGTCCGTGAGATGTTTTAATCAGGTAAGGAAACTCGACAGGAAATTGAATGTCTTTTAAAGGCGTTTGATGTAGATTATAGCT from Gloeothece citriformis PCC 7424 harbors:
- a CDS encoding isoaspartyl peptidase/L-asparaginase family protein, with translation MKPVIIVHGGAKTISEDKAKANQQGCLAAVQAGWAILEKGGKALDAVEAAIRVLEHDPTFNASIGATLDTEGKVYLDAAIMEGKSLRWGAIAAVERVSHPISVAKKILEEKPVLLVAKGAEHFAEQKQCEMCEPSSLITEQQIQEWKKQEMAKDRPATVGCVALDIHGVLAAGTSTGGIENQPPGRVGDTALVGAGLYANSHGACSTTGDGESVIPVALAKTAVDLLRSTPDNASGASTEPEDAAQKAIEYLKEQVTGEAGCILLDSQGRIGWAYNSQDMAVAYKTSDMKEAVVFTKKEEENLVLSK